A genomic region of Desulfosarcina ovata subsp. ovata contains the following coding sequences:
- a CDS encoding archaeosortase/exosortase family protein has product MRAKRAKAIRRAGRIAPPCGQGNASNRQLLGFGRKLLLIAGLMLIPISLMPEAWFGPINRVTALMVGNLLRLLPIGTVVHGNYVSVDGFSVTIIAECSAIHLFALYTAFVLAFPATRAEKWIGFAAGTAVLMALNIIRIAIVALVGRYFPHRFDLVHIYLGQLGMLVAMVVVCLLWCHWLADPGQMDRPIGFLIRFLIISSLPFLLWVPLNRLYIIIIDTLIQWLFSLVSLHLEMPHAHHLYSQTFSLIALGSLLMAAKGAGLAQRIRWAGIGFVVITLFQLAFRLCNLWITAFQMGWMNAVAQIVYNVCVYLLPAVIALLFLMQTSLQRTLCARNTPVG; this is encoded by the coding sequence ATGCGTGCGAAACGGGCCAAAGCGATCAGACGGGCCGGCCGAATCGCTCCTCCGTGTGGGCAAGGTAATGCATCCAACAGGCAGTTGCTGGGGTTCGGCCGTAAACTCCTGCTGATCGCCGGGTTGATGCTGATTCCCATCAGCTTGATGCCGGAAGCCTGGTTTGGCCCAATCAACCGGGTCACCGCCCTGATGGTTGGCAATTTGCTGCGATTGTTGCCGATAGGAACGGTTGTTCACGGTAACTATGTCAGCGTCGACGGGTTCAGTGTCACTATTATCGCCGAGTGTTCGGCCATTCATCTGTTTGCCTTGTATACGGCCTTTGTGCTTGCTTTTCCGGCAACCCGCGCCGAGAAATGGATCGGCTTTGCAGCCGGCACCGCTGTGCTGATGGCCCTGAATATCATCCGGATTGCGATCGTGGCCCTGGTTGGCCGGTATTTTCCGCATCGGTTCGACCTGGTTCACATCTACCTGGGGCAGCTGGGCATGCTTGTGGCAATGGTGGTCGTCTGCCTGTTATGGTGTCACTGGCTCGCCGATCCAGGACAAATGGATCGCCCGATCGGTTTCCTGATCCGGTTTCTGATTATCTCCAGTTTGCCTTTTCTGCTTTGGGTACCACTCAACCGACTGTATATCATAATCATCGATACGCTGATCCAGTGGCTTTTCAGCCTGGTTTCGCTTCACCTGGAAATGCCGCATGCCCACCATCTGTACTCTCAGACGTTCAGTCTGATCGCGCTGGGCAGTCTGCTGATGGCGGCCAAAGGCGCTGGCCTGGCCCAACGGATACGCTGGGCCGGCATCGGTTTTGTGGTGATCACCCTGTTTCAACTCGCGTTCCGGTTGTGCAACCTATGGATTACGGCCTTTCAGATGGGGTGGATGAATGCGGTTGCGCAAATTGTATACAACGTTTGTGTCTACCTTCTGCCAGCAGTCATTGCACTGCTGTTTTTGATGCAGACAAGTCTTCAGCGCACCTTGTGTGCCCGGAACACACCTGTCGGCTGA
- a CDS encoding energy transducer TonB, whose translation MGKKNNRSGQPVVVVAIVFIVLLVATGTVLGVKYLLKDDSRHRQRRIQMVTVVKPPPPPKVKEKPPEPEVKKKEEIINPEPEEMPPEALDDQPPDEAPPGEDLGLDADGTAGSDGFGLRANKGGRALIGGGGDSVSLMRRYAWYTRMVQDELSKRMKRHMEENGGIPDGDLKTMIQIRLDEYGKIVDYRLTRSSGNSKMDDAVVSALKLATIDEPPPRGMPRTIKLKISAKG comes from the coding sequence ATGGGGAAAAAAAATAACCGATCAGGCCAGCCAGTTGTTGTTGTTGCCATTGTTTTCATTGTTCTTCTTGTCGCAACGGGCACTGTGCTCGGGGTCAAGTATCTGCTCAAGGATGACTCCCGCCACCGACAGCGCCGGATTCAAATGGTCACTGTGGTTAAGCCGCCGCCTCCGCCGAAAGTTAAAGAAAAACCACCGGAACCGGAAGTAAAGAAAAAAGAAGAGATCATCAACCCGGAACCCGAGGAGATGCCTCCTGAAGCACTTGATGACCAGCCTCCGGATGAAGCCCCGCCCGGAGAGGACCTGGGTCTGGACGCCGACGGTACCGCCGGATCGGACGGTTTCGGGTTGCGGGCCAACAAGGGCGGACGGGCGTTGATCGGAGGGGGGGGGGACTCCGTATCCCTGATGCGCCGCTATGCCTGGTACACCCGAATGGTTCAGGACGAACTGAGCAAACGTATGAAACGCCACATGGAGGAGAACGGCGGTATCCCCGACGGCGATCTGAAAACGATGATTCAGATCCGACTGGATGAATACGGCAAAATTGTCGATTATCGTCTGACCCGGTCCTCGGGAAATTCCAAAATGGACGATGCCGTGGTCAGTGCCCTGAAACTGGCAACCATCGACGAACCCCCTCCCAGGGGAATGCCCCGCACCATCAAGCTGAAAATCTCCGCCAAAGGATAG
- a CDS encoding ExbD/TolR family protein, with product MRRDLFDLQGFDEINVTPLLDLAWTLLVVFIIAVTASIQGIKVNLPKASNTPSLVKPKTKAITIDASGQFYLDAYPVTLAEMETRLRQYKAVDPDFPVVIKGDAKIYYEKVVDVLDLMQRLEITQMGLVTQRLVK from the coding sequence ATGAGAAGAGACCTTTTCGATCTCCAGGGATTTGACGAAATCAACGTCACCCCATTGCTTGACCTGGCCTGGACCCTCCTTGTTGTTTTTATCATCGCCGTTACGGCATCCATCCAGGGTATCAAAGTCAACCTTCCCAAGGCCAGCAATACGCCAAGCCTGGTCAAACCAAAGACCAAAGCAATTACCATCGACGCCAGCGGCCAGTTTTACCTGGATGCCTATCCGGTCACCCTTGCGGAAATGGAAACGCGCCTGCGCCAATACAAAGCAGTGGACCCCGATTTCCCGGTGGTCATCAAGGGAGATGCGAAAATTTACTATGAAAAAGTGGTCGACGTATTGGACCTGATGCAGCGGTTGGAGATCACCCAGATGGGCTTGGTTACCCAGCGGCTGGTGAAATAG
- a CDS encoding putative porin: MHRRFTAAVLIAGFLLLFFAGMLSAQEQTSAGLTNDQARAIIDLLKEKGILTEDEATAFMERIDGAGDVATAPNAPIIAQEPPSEPATKKDLASLEEKVRRTSEATMLDHRLLTRRIDDMESGVIDQLVDKSIKSEWTQRISISGDVRLRYQQDTFVDDNATFVNPDDTDSVMNTTEDRYRFRYRARLGMKAKLLDYREANVGKLEAGFRFTTGNEDDPVSTNDTMGDYFNRDSFVFDRAYLKWKWHPINPWFDRMPQISIVGGRFANPWFSTDLVWDGDLNFEGLAVSYETDTEQMRPFNMFLTAGIFPLEEEAFSSRDKWLWGAQVGFEYLPRYDMAFTVGIAYYDYREIEGIQNAANSDLYDFTAPGYQQKGNTLMDIDPTDDIQTALATDYDILDVYLKTDIGIFHPVHIILDAQYVKNFGFDTDRVAEVTGDDSPVEDTDGYMFGATVGYPKIVNFGEWNIGLKYKYLGADAVLDAFTDSDFHLGGTNAKGWILKGEYGLYRNLWLTGRWLSSDEIEGPQLGVDTLQVDVNARF, translated from the coding sequence ATGCACAGACGATTTACAGCTGCCGTTCTTATTGCTGGGTTTCTACTGCTTTTTTTTGCCGGCATGCTCTCTGCCCAGGAGCAGACTTCGGCTGGATTGACTAACGATCAGGCGCGGGCGATTATCGACCTTTTGAAGGAAAAAGGCATTCTTACTGAAGACGAGGCAACAGCCTTCATGGAACGGATCGACGGTGCCGGTGATGTGGCCACGGCACCGAACGCACCTATCATCGCTCAAGAACCCCCTTCCGAACCGGCGACCAAGAAAGATCTCGCCAGCCTCGAAGAGAAAGTCCGACGGACCAGCGAGGCCACCATGCTCGACCACCGGTTGCTGACGCGGCGCATCGACGATATGGAATCCGGTGTTATCGATCAGTTGGTTGACAAATCCATAAAATCCGAATGGACCCAGCGTATCTCGATCAGTGGTGATGTGCGCCTGCGTTACCAGCAGGACACTTTCGTGGATGACAATGCAACGTTCGTCAACCCGGATGATACGGATAGTGTGATGAATACCACAGAAGACCGCTATCGTTTCAGATATCGGGCTCGTCTGGGCATGAAGGCCAAACTGCTCGATTATCGCGAGGCCAACGTGGGTAAGCTGGAGGCCGGTTTCCGGTTTACTACCGGTAATGAGGACGACCCGGTTTCCACCAACGACACCATGGGCGACTACTTCAATCGGGACAGCTTTGTCTTCGACCGGGCCTATCTCAAGTGGAAGTGGCATCCCATCAATCCGTGGTTCGATCGAATGCCGCAGATCAGCATTGTCGGTGGGCGGTTTGCCAATCCCTGGTTCTCCACGGATCTGGTGTGGGATGGGGATCTGAACTTTGAAGGACTTGCGGTCAGTTACGAGACCGATACCGAGCAGATGCGGCCCTTCAACATGTTCCTGACCGCTGGAATTTTCCCCTTGGAGGAAGAAGCGTTTTCGAGCCGCGACAAATGGTTATGGGGGGCGCAAGTGGGATTCGAGTATTTACCGCGCTACGACATGGCCTTTACCGTGGGGATCGCATATTACGACTACCGGGAGATCGAAGGGATTCAGAATGCTGCAAATTCCGACCTGTATGATTTTACGGCACCTGGGTACCAGCAGAAGGGTAATACGCTGATGGATATCGACCCGACGGATGACATCCAGACTGCCCTGGCCACGGATTATGACATCTTGGACGTTTATCTCAAGACCGATATCGGGATTTTCCATCCGGTCCACATCATCCTGGACGCGCAATATGTCAAGAATTTCGGCTTTGACACGGATCGCGTGGCCGAAGTCACCGGCGACGACAGCCCGGTAGAAGACACCGATGGCTATATGTTCGGGGCCACGGTCGGGTATCCGAAAATCGTCAATTTCGGGGAGTGGAATATTGGGCTGAAATATAAATACCTGGGCGCCGATGCCGTGCTTGACGCCTTTACCGATTCGGACTTTCACTTGGGCGGAACCAATGCCAAGGGCTGGATCCTCAAAGGCGAATACGGCCTGTATCGCAATCTCTGGCTGACCGGCCGCTGGCTTTCGTCTGATGAAATCGAAGGCCCTCAATTGGGTGTGGATACCCTGCAAGTGGATGTCAACGCCCGATTCTGA
- a CDS encoding DUF2341 domain-containing protein, whose protein sequence is MRRTIAAFLCWLVLITMGFTTLPNICSAEEGWWNEGWQYRRKISFNTTPTGADIQENLSDVPVLVRLHSGNFSFTSARDDGGDIRFVAGDDTTLLKHHIERIDTLDEIALIWVKVPRIGGGSDQGFIWMYYGNENALGGQDSGGSFGASQVGAYHLGEVEGLPQDATANTNHAVVFSGGQGLPGVIGNGVALNGAGDRMEIAAAPSMDWSAGFSLSAWVRINLSQTDAWLFSRQDSDTAFVVGIDGTKVYAEITVADGSRKVATDQSTDLALGSWHLVTVTGTPGGRLSIHLDGMEMTWTDLPRDFSLPGGDIVIGDADAGEHGFIGDLDEVGIYTQPLSNDRIRTSFATQGPEGLMLAYGPEIMGGGGGVPAFYLGTILRNITMDGLIVIGLLMVLSIISWLVFLSKTGFLYLAGRENRNFLAAYKASDDPAGTLIEGGKLNNSNLYRIYRAGYAVIEKYLRSEKAGSADATGAGLSGPTLKTLRTELEKNFINETKRLNSNLTVLTMAISGGPFLGLLGTVWGVMNTFAAMAEAGEANIMAIAPGVASALSTTVVGLIVAIPALFAYNFLVSRIKDITVDLTVFVDEFALKAENGSGDTA, encoded by the coding sequence GTGAGAAGAACAATCGCGGCATTTCTATGTTGGCTGGTATTGATAACCATGGGCTTTACAACCCTGCCGAACATCTGCTCGGCCGAAGAGGGGTGGTGGAACGAGGGCTGGCAGTATCGGCGCAAGATCAGTTTCAATACCACACCGACGGGTGCGGACATCCAGGAGAACCTCAGTGACGTGCCGGTGCTGGTACGGCTGCATTCGGGCAATTTCAGTTTTACCAGCGCCCGTGACGACGGGGGAGACATCCGTTTTGTCGCCGGCGACGACACCACTTTGCTTAAGCACCACATAGAAAGAATCGACACCCTGGATGAAATCGCGCTGATCTGGGTGAAGGTGCCGCGGATCGGCGGCGGCAGCGACCAGGGATTTATCTGGATGTATTACGGCAACGAAAACGCGCTCGGCGGGCAGGATTCCGGTGGTAGTTTCGGAGCCAGCCAGGTGGGGGCGTATCACCTGGGAGAGGTGGAGGGACTGCCCCAAGATGCCACGGCCAACACCAACCATGCCGTCGTCTTCTCCGGTGGTCAGGGACTTCCCGGTGTAATCGGTAACGGCGTTGCGCTAAACGGGGCCGGTGACCGTATGGAAATCGCCGCCGCGCCGTCCATGGATTGGTCGGCCGGCTTCAGCCTTTCGGCCTGGGTGCGCATCAACCTGTCCCAGACCGATGCCTGGCTTTTCTCCCGGCAGGACAGTGATACGGCTTTTGTGGTGGGTATCGATGGCACCAAGGTGTATGCTGAGATTACCGTTGCGGATGGAAGCCGAAAGGTCGCTACCGACCAGAGCACCGACCTGGCGTTGGGTTCCTGGCATCTGGTCACGGTTACCGGCACGCCAGGCGGCCGGCTGTCGATCCATCTCGACGGGATGGAGATGACCTGGACCGATTTGCCCCGAGATTTTTCCCTGCCGGGTGGGGACATCGTCATCGGCGATGCCGACGCTGGCGAGCATGGTTTCATTGGCGATCTGGATGAGGTGGGAATATATACCCAGCCGCTTTCCAACGACCGTATCAGAACTTCTTTTGCCACTCAGGGCCCCGAAGGCCTGATGCTGGCTTACGGCCCGGAAATCATGGGCGGTGGTGGTGGCGTGCCCGCGTTTTACCTGGGGACGATTTTGAGAAACATCACCATGGACGGCCTGATCGTTATCGGCCTGTTAATGGTGCTTTCCATCATCAGCTGGCTGGTGTTTTTGAGTAAAACCGGTTTTCTCTACCTGGCGGGCCGTGAGAACAGGAACTTCCTGGCCGCTTATAAGGCCAGCGACGATCCGGCGGGGACGCTGATCGAGGGCGGCAAGCTTAATAATTCCAACCTTTACCGCATCTACCGGGCCGGATATGCGGTGATCGAAAAATATTTGCGGTCAGAGAAGGCTGGATCCGCTGACGCCACTGGCGCCGGTTTGTCCGGCCCAACCCTGAAAACCCTGCGAACGGAGCTGGAGAAGAACTTCATCAATGAGACCAAGCGGCTCAACAGCAATCTCACCGTGCTTACCATGGCCATCTCCGGCGGTCCTTTTCTGGGGTTGCTGGGAACCGTATGGGGCGTCATGAACACGTTTGCCGCCATGGCCGAGGCCGGTGAGGCCAACATCATGGCCATTGCCCCGGGTGTGGCATCGGCCCTGTCCACAACTGTCGTCGGGCTCATCGTGGCCATTCCGGCCCTTTTCGCCTACAACTTTCTGGTCAGCCGGATTAAGGACATTACCGTGGATCTGACGGTTTTTGTCGATGAATTTGCCCTCAAGGCTGAAAACGGAAGCGGAGACACAGCATGA